Within Saccharomycodes ludwigii strain NBRC 1722 chromosome IV, whole genome shotgun sequence, the genomic segment ACATGCAATTGTTTGACTCAGTAAGTTGCAGATTTCTAAATACAATAGCGTCTAAAAAATATGGTTGTCATGCTGCTCAATTCACACATTCACAGGCAGAGTGTATCTATTCGAGTACAATGAAAAGTTTTGATATAAGACTTTTAAATATGGAAACAAATCAATACCtaagatattttattggaCATGGTGCATTAGTTAGTGATTTAGAGATGAGCCCGCTGCACgatgtttttttatctgCTTCATATGATGAATCAGTAAGATTATGGGATCTTCGCGCTTCTAAAGCACAAGCTATCATTCCAAGTTTAGTACCCACCTGTATTGCTTATGATCCAAGCGGCCTGGTCTTTGCAGTGGGAAATCCAGAGAACTCGGAAATCGGTTTATATAATGTTAAAATGTTACAAGGGGGTCCATTCTTGGTTATTAAAGTAAATACACAGTTTGCAGGGAAATGGAATAAATTGGAGTTTTCTAATGATGGGAGGTACCTTTTAGTTTCTTCTTCAGCTGGGAAACAGCTCATCTTGGATGCATTTACAGGTCAACAATTGTTTGAATTAGTCGGTACCAAGCCCTTCCCCCTGAGAGAATTCATGGATACAGGCTCTGCATGTTTTACTCCAGACGGCTCATTTTGTTTGGGTTCAAGTTACGATGGAAGGGTAGCTGTTTGGGATGTAGGCAATTCTATAAGTGGTAGGCCCTTAAACCCATTCACATACATAGAAGGTGCACCGAATTCTTCAACGAgaacaataaaatttaatccGAAATACGGTATGTTTGTCACATCGGATGAAAATATAGATTTTTATGTATATACAAATGatgattaataatatataaagattTCTAATATGTAACAATAGCAAAATAGAATTGGAATTTAGAAAcgtcatttttttttttattgttaccTTCAGTTATCTTGCAAAAGCTCACTAATATCTGGATATCTAATTTCCATGTTTTCTTCAGCCCAAGAAACccaatcttttaaaaatttaatatttgatCTCTCTAGTGTTTCCATATTACCAATTACACATAATTGTCTTCTTGGACGAGTCATTGCAACGTTTAATCTTCTGTCGTCTCTTAAAAACCCAACATCATACGTATCATTACTTCTTACTAAAGATAAGATAAtaacttctttttctctccCTTGGAACCCATCAACAGTGGATATTTCCACTTGGCTATACTTAGAATGAACCAAGCTTTTCAACAAGGATACTTGAGCACTATAAGGAGAAATTATACCAATGTGATCTTGCAAAACATTGCTATTGAGTAAATCCTTCACATGTTTTAATACTAAATAGGcctcattttcattatacTTGGAAGAAATCAATATGCCATCACTATCGTCTCGTTCTTGTCCTTCCAAAAAATCATCTCCTTGTGTATCATACCAAATCAGTGGGATTTCTGTGTTTTCGTCTACATCAACACCAGGCAAATCACTTAATAGTCTGTTAGCAACAGAATCTGCCGCCAAAAGCTTGTTTTCATACATCTCTTTGGACGAAAATtccataatttttttattcatacGGTATTGTACATTTAATAAAAGCTTGAATGAATCACCATAATGATCTTCCAACCTGTCAAAAATAGTTTTGCTCAATGTATTCTTGATAGCATCGTTGTCTTCCGTCTTCACTGTAGGTGGCAATTGTTTGTTGTCGCCTGCCAAGACTAACCTTTTCATGTTTGATCTGTAATGGCTAATTAGTGGAATCCAGCATTGTGGTTCTAAGCTTTGAGAGACTTCATCAATAATTAATGTACTAAATAATTTGGGGTCTATATCATAAGCTTGcaataaaacttttgaaCTTGATCCATGGAGAGTACAAACCACAACTTTACtttgaataattaaatcattagttacttttatttctcttcttttcaAATCTTTTCTTAATTCTTTAACCATTTTCCAACCTTCTCTCAAATCTTTGTATGatttatactttttaatttttaaaattgtatcATCGATTTCTTTACGTAAATCCTTTAAAATTGACCCATTCTCTCCAGTTTTAGCCAAAACATCTAATGAATGGGATAAATTGGCTTCCAATAATCTAGCTGGATGACCGATCCTCAATAATTCGTTTCCCGGAATAACTTTGCCTAATCTTTCCAAAATGGTATCTACTGATATATTAGAAGGGCCACAAACCAAGATTCTTTCCCCCCTGTCATACAGTTGTGCAATCAATTCGACCAATGTATAAGTTTTGCCAGTTCCAGGTGGGCCATGAATAATGCTGATCGTGTTATTTAGGGCAAAATCAAtagcttttttttgagaAGTGTTCAATTGGTCGTTATGAAACTGACTGCTACAA encodes:
- the HCS1 gene encoding ATP-dependent 5'-3' DNA helicase HCS1 (similar to Saccharomyces cerevisiae YKL017C | HCS1 | dna HeliCaSe) gives rise to the protein MSVATDSASNKLISERFLNAIVHEQAQDVELTTKLLNNLPLKKLVSNGYALNNLVVENIRTGLGGKLYVELAPDSAISQEITNTGDFKVGDIVIITSSSSSSRSNKLKKTAQKTSSNNHNNNGTSKNKNGDIIEEGVIFKIKDSLITISIDEAKAEPTTISDLYSSKKLHIIKTTNQITYTRMCSTMRRLNEYENLPNNEIMQYLLCEREFVARKNANDGSSDCSSQFHNDQLNTSQKKAIDFALNNTISIIHGPPGTGKTYTLVELIAQLYDRGERILVCGPSNISVDTILERLGKVIPGNELLRIGHPARLLEANLSHSLDVLAKTGENGSILKDLRKEIDDTILKIKKYKSYKDLREGWKMVKELRKDLKRREIKVTNDLIIQSKVVVCTLHGSSSKVLLQAYDIDPKLFSTLIIDEVSQSLEPQCWIPLISHYRSNMKRLVLAGDNKQLPPTVKTEDNDAIKNTLSKTIFDRLEDHYGDSFKLLLNVQYRMNKKIMEFSSKEMYENKLLAADSVANRLLSDLPGVDVDENTEIPLIWYDTQGDDFLEGQERDDSDGILISSKYNENEAYLVLKHVKDLLNSNVLQDHIGIISPYSAQVSLLKSLVHSKYSQVEISTVDGFQGREKEVIILSLVRSNDTYDVGFLRDDRRLNVAMTRPRRQLCVIGNMETLERSNIKFLKDWVSWAEENMEIRYPDISELLQDN
- the SWD2 gene encoding WD-repeat containing protein SWD2 (similar to Saccharomyces cerevisiae YKL018W | SWD2 | Set1c WD40 repeat protein), translating into MNLDINKNSLKNFQVIKSFKLPEKDTSPVTSLSFDDHGQYLLAAYANNNMQLFDSVSCRFLNTIASKKYGCHAAQFTHSQAECIYSSTMKSFDIRLLNMETNQYLRYFIGHGALVSDLEMSPLHDVFLSASYDESVRLWDLRASKAQAIIPSLVPTCIAYDPSGLVFAVGNPENSEIGLYNVKMLQGGPFLVIKVNTQFAGKWNKLEFSNDGRYLLVSSSAGKQLILDAFTGQQLFELVGTKPFPLREFMDTGSACFTPDGSFCLGSSYDGRVAVWDVGNSISGRPLNPFTYIEGAPNSSTRTIKFNPKYGMFVTSDENIDFYVYTNDD